Proteins encoded by one window of Synechococcus sp. MVIR-18-1:
- the fabG gene encoding 3-oxoacyl-[acyl-carrier-protein] reductase, protein MSSSASLDGQIALVTGASRGIGRAVALALAGEGAEVVVNYASSPDAAEAVVAEIQANGGSAYALQADVADEASVEELFKTVLTRSGRIDVLVNNAGITRDGLLMRMKTEDWQAVINLNLTGVFLCTRAVTRPMLKQRSGRIINITSVVGLMGNAGQANYAAAKAGVVGLTRSSAKEMASRGITVNAVAPGFIATDMTKDLEADAILSAIPLGRFGTPDQVAGTVRFLAADPAAAYITGQVLQVDGGMVMS, encoded by the coding sequence TCCGCTTCTCTTGACGGTCAAATCGCCCTTGTCACCGGTGCAAGCCGTGGCATCGGTCGTGCAGTGGCCTTGGCTTTGGCCGGTGAGGGCGCAGAAGTGGTGGTGAATTACGCCAGTTCTCCAGACGCGGCTGAGGCAGTGGTTGCCGAGATTCAGGCCAATGGAGGCTCCGCTTATGCCCTCCAGGCCGACGTCGCCGATGAGGCTTCAGTCGAAGAGTTGTTCAAAACTGTGTTGACGCGTAGTGGACGCATTGACGTGCTGGTGAATAACGCGGGGATTACGCGGGACGGCTTGTTGATGAGGATGAAAACCGAGGATTGGCAGGCGGTGATCAATCTCAATCTCACCGGAGTCTTCCTCTGCACAAGGGCCGTGACACGCCCAATGTTGAAGCAGCGGAGTGGTCGCATCATCAACATCACCTCGGTGGTTGGGCTGATGGGCAACGCCGGACAAGCCAATTACGCAGCAGCCAAAGCCGGCGTTGTGGGACTCACGCGAAGCAGCGCGAAAGAGATGGCGAGCCGGGGAATCACGGTGAATGCTGTTGCACCTGGCTTCATTGCCACCGATATGACAAAAGATCTTGAGGCGGACGCCATCCTTTCCGCTATTCCTTTGGGACGGTTTGGGACCCCAGATCAGGTGGCTGGAACCGTGAGGTTCTTAGCTGCTGACCCCGCTGCCGCCTACATCACGGGACAGGTGCTGCAGGTGGACGGTGGGATGGTGATGAGTTGA